Sequence from the Fulvivirga ligni genome:
GGCCCTAACTTTAAGACAGTTGATTTTTGACGGATCGTTCTTTGTTGGGTTACAAGCTTCTAAAACCTATAAAGAGTTATCTTCAAAGGAATTCATTAAGAGTCAAATTGATGTGGTTGAGGCTATTTCAAAAGCTTATTACAATGTTCTGGTAAGTGAAGAAAGATTTGCTCTAATCAAAACTAACTTTAGCAGAATAGATACCATTCTTTATGAAACTAAAATCATGAGAGAGAATGGGTTTGCTGAAAGAATTGATGTGAATAGACTTCAGGTTCAATATAATAATTTGAAAGTGCAAGTTGAAAACACTGAAAAACTTCTTGAGCTAAGTAGAGATATATTGAAATTTCAAATGGGAATGCCTCTTTCGAATACAATTGAACTAACTGATAAGCTTGAAGAAGTTGTTTTTGATGATCCAGAAGGTAACGGCGGTTTTGATTATGCTCAAAGAATAGAATACTCTCAGTTACAGACTAATATGGCTTTGGCTAATCTTGATTTAAAGAATAATAAAATCAAATACCTGCCAACTCTATATGCTAACTTTAATTATGGCTATAATACTCAGACTGATAATTCTGATCAACTTTTTGAATCAGACAGGTGGTTAAACTTTGGCTTAGTAGGGTTATCACTTAACGTTCCGGTGTTTGATGGATTTCTTAAGAGTAATAAAATACAGCATAATAAACTTCAAATCAGGCAATTAGAGAATTCTTTTGATCAATTGGAAAACTCAATTGACTTAGAAGTTCGTCAAGCTAAAATTAACATGGAGACTTCTCTAAAGCAGATGAAAGCACAAAGAGAAAACATGGAGCTTGCTGAGGATATCTACAACGTAACCAGCATTAAATTTAAAGAAGGAGTAGGCTCTAATTTAGAATTAGTAGAGGCCGATGCTGACTATAAAGAAGCTCAAACCAATTATTATAATGCCCTTTATGATGCTCTTATTGCTAAAGTGGAGCTAGAAAAGGCTTATGGTCAATTACTTAAAAAATAAAATAACCCAATCCAGAAAATAAATCAGAAATGAAAAATACAGCAATCTATTACGCAGCTATTTTTACTTTATTCCTTGCTGCATGTCAGCAGAAGGAAGGCTTAGAGGCCAAGAAAGAGCAGCTTCAGTCTTATAAGAGTGAGGTGAAGGACTTAAATTCTAAAATTAAGCAACTGGAGGAGGAAATTGCTAAAGAAGACACTACAGCTACACCTGGTGGTAATGTAAAAGCGGTTTTGGTAAATACTCAAACCGTGCAGCCATCTAATTTCAATCATAAGATTGAGGTGAGAGGAGCCGTAGAATCTCGTAGAAATGTGATGCTTACGTCTGAAACTGCAGGAACTATAGAAAGTGTAAAAGTTTCTGAAGGACAGAGGGTGAAAGCTGGCCAAACATTGGTA
This genomic interval carries:
- a CDS encoding TolC family protein yields the protein MRFNLSFILGFLLLAGTLRAQEAVPSTFTLQQCIDYALEHNQDILNKAIDKEIAETQVRETLSEGLPQVSIGAGVNYNFERQKSLLDASTFDPTIPEGQEVVLSFQQKYDGNVALTLRQLIFDGSFFVGLQASKTYKELSSKEFIKSQIDVVEAISKAYYNVLVSEERFALIKTNFSRIDTILYETKIMRENGFAERIDVNRLQVQYNNLKVQVENTEKLLELSRDILKFQMGMPLSNTIELTDKLEEVVFDDPEGNGGFDYAQRIEYSQLQTNMALANLDLKNNKIKYLPTLYANFNYGYNTQTDNSDQLFESDRWLNFGLVGLSLNVPVFDGFLKSNKIQHNKLQIRQLENSFDQLENSIDLEVRQAKINMETSLKQMKAQRENMELAEDIYNVTSIKFKEGVGSNLELVEADADYKEAQTNYYNALYDALIAKVELEKAYGQLLKK